From the Paenibacillus sp. R14(2021) genome, the window CGTTGATCTCACCGCGAGCCCTCACCATCAACTAGACGCGTCCGGGGGCTCTCCTTCCCATGCATGCCGCGTCCCATCTCGTGCGCATCGCCGGAGGGAGTGCTGGTCTGCGCCTTGATGCGGACGACAATGCGCGTTCCGAGGCCCGGCCCCGGGCTCACGACCGCCAAGCCGCAGTCCTTGCCGTACACGAGCCGAATGCGTTCCTGCACGTTCAGCAGGCCGTAACTCTGCCTTTTCCCTGCCGTGTCGTCCAGGCTGTCCTTGCGCAGATCCTGCGCAATTCGCGCGAGCCGCCCCGGCGCGATGCCCCGACCGTTGTCCTCGAAGACAAATTCAATCTCCTCGCCTCGCCGTCTGCCCGTGATGGCGAATTGATTATCTTCCTCCCTGTCCCGCAGCCCGTGGACAAAATAATTCTCGACGAGCGGCTGGAGCAGGTTTTTCGGAATCAGGCAGTCCATGATCCCCGGCTCGACGTCAAGCGCGTAATCGGGCAGGCTTCCCGCATAGCGCATCGAGAAAATATCGATGTACATCCCGCATAGATGCAGCTCCTTGCGGATCGAAATAAACGTATCGTCCTTCACGATGCTGCGGTACAAATTAGCCAGCAGCACGATCATCTCCGCGACATCCGCATTACCCTCGTCATTGGCTTTGATCCGGATCGCCTCCAGCGTGTTGTAGAGGAAATGAGGATTAATCCCTGCCTGTAAGGCATGAAGCTCCGCGTTCTTCTTACGCAGCTCGCTGATATATTCCCGCTTGATCATCTCCTGCAGCTCGCCGGTCATGCGATTGAACCGAATCGCCAATTCGCCGAATTCGTCATGGCGCCCGCCTACCGGCACCCGGTAAGACAAATCGCTCTCGCCTACGCGCTTCATCGCCCGGACAAGCTGATGCAGCCGTTTGGCGACAATGGATCCGGCCATGGCGTAGAGCAGCGCGCACAGAACGGCCATCGCCGTGATGGCGCCGTAAACCTTGTACGCAAGACCGGGATTTCCCGTCTCGATCTTTCCCATTGGGACGAGATTGACGCCGATGTAATTGCGGCCCAGCTGATTGACGACTTGGATGTATTCCGCCTTCCCGTCGATGACCGCCTGATCTTTCCCGGAGAGCAGCAGCTCTATGGATGGACAAGGTCCCGCGGCATACTCGCCCCTGGAGTCGTAGATTCGATCGCCGCTCCGCGTCAGCAGCAGGAACCGCCCTTGTTTGCGGCCCGAATAGGCGTCCAGGATTTTATCGATCGGACTTGTCGCGTATGCGATCAGAATCTGGCCGGCGTTCGTTCGAATGTTCTGGCTGCCGAGCTCACCCGCGATCCCGTAAACCTCGACCGGGCGGGACAGCGTACCGCCAAGCAGCCGGCTGCCATAAATGCTTCTGCCCCCCCGCTTACTTCGCAAAACATCCGCAAACGGGAAGCTCTCCCCTACCGTCTCGATCGTTCGGCTTTGGCTCCTGTACAGGAAGTTGGTGCCGGTGCGCGTCTTGCGGATCAGAATCGCCGCAATGTCGCTGTCCTTCACAGTCACGTTCTGCAGCAGGCTGACGATGCCCGACTTCAAGTACGGATCGGTCTCGTAGTCCTGATCGGAGCTCGCTTCCAGCAGATTATTGATCTTGTCGTAATTGGCGGGATCCTCATAGAGCGGGAACAGCAAATTTACGAATTGATCGTGCTTCCGGTCGTAAAAGTTTGTGACCGCATTCAGCGCATCGCGGCTCGCCTGCAGCTGCTTCACCGTATCGAGCTGATTCGCATAACG encodes:
- a CDS encoding sensor histidine kinase; the encoded protein is MLVMKQMRRWFPLRFQNRLMLYNTLIFLVVAYALAFLAVRYANQLDTVKQLQASRDALNAVTNFYDRKHDQFVNLLFPLYEDPANYDKINNLLEASSDQDYETDPYLKSGIVSLLQNVTVKDSDIAAILIRKTRTGTNFLYRSQSRTIETVGESFPFADVLRSKRGGRSIYGSRLLGGTLSRPVEVYGIAGELGSQNIRTNAGQILIAYATSPIDKILDAYSGRKQGRFLLLTRSGDRIYDSRGEYAAGPCPSIELLLSGKDQAVIDGKAEYIQVVNQLGRNYIGVNLVPMGKIETGNPGLAYKVYGAITAMAVLCALLYAMAGSIVAKRLHQLVRAMKRVGESDLSYRVPVGGRHDEFGELAIRFNRMTGELQEMIKREYISELRKKNAELHALQAGINPHFLYNTLEAIRIKANDEGNADVAEMIVLLANLYRSIVKDDTFISIRKELHLCGMYIDIFSMRYAGSLPDYALDVEPGIMDCLIPKNLLQPLVENYFVHGLRDREEDNQFAITGRRRGEEIEFVFEDNGRGIAPGRLARIAQDLRKDSLDDTAGKRQSYGLLNVQERIRLVYGKDCGLAVVSPGPGLGTRIVVRIKAQTSTPSGDAHEMGRGMHGKESPRTRLVDGEGSR